A DNA window from Brenneria izadpanahii contains the following coding sequences:
- the rlmE gene encoding 23S rRNA (uridine(2552)-2'-O)-methyltransferase RlmE, with amino-acid sequence MAIKKRSASSSRWLQEHFSDKYVQQAQKKGLRSRAWFKLDEIQQSDKLFKPGMTVVDLGAAPGGWSQYVVTQIGGKGRIIACDILPMDPIVGVDFLQGDFRDELVLNALLERVGDNKVQVVMSDMAPNMSGTPAVDIPKAMYLVELALGMCRDVLAPGGSFLVKVFQGEGFDEYLREIRSLFTKVKIRKPDASRARSREVYIVATGRKL; translated from the coding sequence ATGGCCATTAAAAAGCGTTCTGCAAGTTCCAGTCGCTGGTTGCAGGAACACTTTAGCGATAAATATGTGCAACAGGCGCAGAAAAAAGGGCTCCGCTCGCGAGCTTGGTTTAAACTTGATGAAATACAACAGAGCGACAAACTGTTTAAACCCGGAATGACTGTTGTGGATTTAGGTGCGGCGCCTGGCGGCTGGTCACAGTATGTCGTGACGCAGATCGGCGGTAAGGGCCGCATCATTGCATGTGATATTTTGCCTATGGATCCTATTGTTGGCGTCGATTTCCTACAAGGGGATTTTCGTGATGAATTAGTCCTTAACGCCCTTCTTGAAAGGGTTGGGGACAACAAAGTTCAGGTGGTGATGTCCGACATGGCCCCGAACATGAGTGGTACTCCGGCAGTTGATATTCCGAAAGCGATGTATCTGGTTGAATTAGCACTTGGTATGTGTCGGGATGTTTTAGCGCCAGGCGGAAGTTTCCTGGTAAAAGTGTTTCAGGGAGAAGGTTTTGATGAATACCTGCGGGAAATTCGCTCCCTGTTTACGAAGGTTAAAATTCGTAAACCAGACGCTTCGCGTGCCAGATCTCGTGAAGTGTATATCGTAGCGACAGGGCGCAAACTGTAG
- the yhbY gene encoding ribosome assembly RNA-binding protein YhbY translates to MNLSNKQKQHLKGLAHPLKPVVMLGNNGLTEGVLAEIEQALEHHELIKVKVAAEERETKNLIIEAIVRETGASNVQVIGHTLVLYRPSKERKIVLPR, encoded by the coding sequence ATGAATCTAAGTAATAAACAAAAACAACACCTGAAAGGTCTGGCGCATCCGTTAAAACCGGTGGTCATGCTGGGCAATAACGGCCTCACCGAAGGTGTTCTGGCTGAGATCGAACAAGCATTGGAACATCACGAACTGATCAAAGTTAAAGTCGCGGCTGAAGAGCGAGAAACCAAAAATTTGATCATTGAAGCTATTGTTCGTGAAACCGGGGCCAGCAACGTTCAGGTTATAGGTCACACGCTGGTACTCTATCGTCCTTCGAAAGAACGTAAAATAGTGTTACCACGATAA
- the greA gene encoding transcription elongation factor GreA, with protein sequence MKQFPMTLRGAEKLREELDFLKSVRRPEIIAAIAEAREHGDLKENAEYHAAREQQGFCEGRIRDIEAKLSNAQVIDVTKMSAAGRVIFGATVTILNLDTEEKQTYRIVGDDEADFKQNLISVNSPIARGLIGKEQDDIVVIRTPGGDVEYEIVSVEYL encoded by the coding sequence ATGAAACAATTTCCGATGACGTTACGTGGTGCCGAAAAATTACGCGAAGAGCTGGATTTTTTAAAGAGCGTCCGCCGGCCTGAAATCATTGCCGCGATTGCTGAAGCTCGTGAGCATGGCGACTTGAAAGAAAATGCGGAATACCATGCCGCGCGTGAGCAGCAGGGTTTTTGCGAAGGGCGTATCCGAGATATCGAAGCCAAACTTTCCAATGCGCAAGTTATCGACGTGACGAAAATGTCAGCCGCCGGGCGCGTTATCTTTGGCGCGACCGTTACGATCCTTAATCTGGATACCGAAGAAAAACAAACTTATCGCATCGTTGGCGATGACGAAGCTGATTTTAAGCAGAATCTGATTTCCGTGAACTCGCCTATCGCCCGCGGGCTTATCGGCAAGGAACAGGACGATATCGTCGTAATCCGCACGCCGGGCGGCGACGTCGAATATGAAATCGTCAGCGTTGAATACCTGTAA
- the dacB gene encoding serine-type D-Ala-D-Ala carboxypeptidase gives MRFSSIIPGLACAFVLHANAATVEDHIQYLPDGANLALVVQKIGATTPTLAFNSQQMALPASTQKVLTALAALLQLGPDYRFVTTMESHDPISNGQLRGNLIVRFSGDPTLKRQQIRNMVQELKKSGVREIEGDVMIDTSVFASHDKAPGWPWNDMTQCFSAPPSAAIVDRNCFSVSLYSAPKAGDNAFIRVASYYPVQMFSEVRTLAKGSPDAQYCELDVVPGELNRFTLTGCLTQREEPLPLAFAIQDGASYAGAIVKDELLQAEIRIKGSLRRQTRPSPAGSILAQTQSAPLHDLLTIMLKKSDNMIADTVFRTIGHERFNVPGTWRAGADAVRQILRQKAGVDLGNSIVVDGSGLSRHNLISPATMMQALQYIAQHDNELNYIEMLPLAGYDGTLQYRGGLHEAGVDGKVSAKTGSLQGVYNLAGFITTASGQRMAFVQYLSGYAVPPEDQRARRVPLVRFESRLYKDIYQNN, from the coding sequence ATGCGTTTTTCATCGATCATTCCCGGACTTGCCTGCGCTTTTGTCCTGCATGCGAATGCAGCGACTGTTGAAGATCATATCCAGTATCTGCCTGACGGCGCCAATCTGGCTCTGGTCGTACAGAAAATTGGCGCGACGACCCCTACGCTGGCCTTTAACAGTCAACAGATGGCGCTCCCCGCCAGTACCCAAAAGGTGTTGACCGCGCTGGCCGCGCTCTTGCAGCTAGGTCCAGATTATCGTTTTGTCACCACGATGGAAAGTCATGATCCGATCTCTAATGGGCAATTGCGCGGTAATCTGATCGTTCGCTTCAGCGGAGACCCGACGTTGAAGCGTCAGCAAATACGCAACATGGTACAGGAACTGAAAAAAAGCGGAGTGCGGGAAATCGAGGGCGACGTTATGATCGATACCTCCGTTTTCGCCAGTCACGATAAGGCTCCCGGCTGGCCCTGGAACGATATGACGCAGTGCTTCAGCGCGCCGCCTTCGGCGGCGATCGTCGATCGCAACTGTTTCTCCGTCTCGCTCTATAGCGCCCCTAAAGCGGGCGATAACGCATTCATTCGCGTCGCGTCTTATTATCCGGTGCAAATGTTCAGCGAGGTTCGTACGCTGGCTAAAGGCTCCCCTGACGCGCAATACTGCGAATTGGATGTGGTTCCCGGAGAACTGAACCGATTTACGCTCACAGGCTGTCTGACGCAGCGAGAAGAGCCGCTCCCGCTGGCCTTCGCGATCCAGGACGGCGCCAGCTATGCCGGCGCGATTGTCAAAGACGAGCTACTACAGGCGGAGATCAGAATAAAAGGCAGTTTACGCCGTCAAACGCGGCCGAGCCCCGCCGGCAGCATACTGGCGCAAACCCAGTCCGCGCCGTTGCACGACCTACTGACCATTATGCTGAAAAAATCCGACAACATGATCGCCGATACCGTTTTTCGCACCATCGGTCATGAACGATTCAACGTACCCGGCACATGGCGCGCCGGCGCTGATGCGGTTCGTCAGATTTTACGTCAAAAAGCCGGGGTGGATTTAGGCAATAGCATCGTGGTTGACGGCTCCGGGTTGTCCCGTCATAACCTGATCTCACCGGCCACCATGATGCAGGCGTTACAGTATATCGCCCAGCACGATAACGAGCTGAATTATATAGAAATGCTGCCGCTTGCCGGCTATGACGGCACGCTGCAGTATCGCGGCGGCTTACATGAAGCGGGCGTGGACGGTAAAGTTTCTGCGAAAACCGGCTCGTTGCAAGGCGTTTATAATCTGGCGGGATTCATCACTACGGCCAGCGGACAGCGAATGGCCTTTGTCCAATACCTTTCCGGCTATGCGGTGCCTCCGGAAGATCAACGCGCGCGCCGCGTTCCCTTGGTGCGTTTTGAAAGCCGCTTGTACAAAGACATCTATCAGAACAACTAA
- the cgtA gene encoding Obg family GTPase CgtA, producing the protein MKFVDEATILVVAGDGGNGCVSFRREKYIPNGGPDGGDGGDGGDVYLLADENLNTLIDYRFEKSFRAERGQNGQSRDCTGKRGKDITIKVPVGTRVLDKGTGEVLGDMTRHQQLLMVAKGGWHGLGNSRFKSSVNRAPRQKTDGTPGEERELMLELLLLADVGMLGLPNAGKSTFIRAVSAAKPKVADYPFTTLVPSLGVVRMDSEQSFVVADIPGLIEGASDGAGLGIRFLKHLERCRVLLHLVDLAPIDESDPVENAKVIVNELQQYSAGLSEKPRWLVFNKVDLLDKAEAEKRAKDIAAALGWEEKYYLISAANREGVNALCWDVMNFLKVQPKAMAIEESAPEKVEFMWDDYHREQLAKAESEAEDDWDDDWDDEDEEGVETIYQH; encoded by the coding sequence ATGAAGTTTGTAGATGAAGCCACAATTCTGGTTGTGGCGGGTGATGGCGGTAATGGCTGCGTTAGCTTCCGCCGCGAAAAATATATTCCAAATGGCGGCCCTGACGGCGGCGACGGCGGCGACGGCGGCGATGTCTATTTGTTGGCCGATGAAAACCTGAATACGCTGATTGACTACCGTTTTGAAAAATCATTCCGGGCCGAGCGCGGACAAAACGGTCAGAGCCGCGACTGTACGGGCAAACGCGGTAAAGACATTACGATCAAGGTTCCTGTCGGCACCCGGGTGCTGGATAAGGGAACCGGCGAAGTGTTGGGTGATATGACTCGTCATCAACAGCTCCTGATGGTCGCCAAAGGCGGCTGGCATGGATTGGGGAACTCCCGGTTCAAGTCTTCCGTCAACCGCGCGCCGCGTCAGAAAACGGACGGTACGCCGGGGGAAGAACGTGAATTGATGCTGGAGCTGCTGCTGCTGGCGGACGTCGGTATGCTGGGGCTGCCTAATGCCGGTAAATCGACCTTCATCCGCGCGGTTTCAGCGGCCAAGCCGAAAGTGGCCGATTATCCCTTTACCACGTTGGTTCCGAGCCTCGGCGTTGTTCGCATGGACAGCGAGCAAAGCTTTGTCGTCGCCGATATCCCAGGGCTGATTGAAGGCGCCTCTGACGGCGCAGGGCTAGGTATTCGCTTCCTGAAGCATCTGGAGCGCTGTCGGGTATTGCTGCACCTGGTCGATCTGGCGCCGATTGACGAGTCCGATCCGGTGGAAAACGCCAAAGTGATCGTGAATGAATTACAGCAATACAGCGCGGGGCTGTCTGAAAAACCGCGTTGGCTGGTATTCAATAAGGTCGATCTGCTTGATAAGGCCGAAGCGGAAAAACGGGCTAAAGATATTGCCGCGGCATTAGGTTGGGAAGAGAAGTATTATCTGATTTCAGCGGCTAATCGCGAAGGGGTTAACGCGTTGTGCTGGGATGTGATGAACTTCCTGAAAGTACAGCCTAAAGCGATGGCGATTGAAGAAAGCGCGCCGGAAAAAGTCGAGTTCATGTGGGACGATTATCATCGCGAGCAGTTGGCGAAAGCAGAAAGCGAAGCCGAAGATGACTGGGATGATGATTGGGACGACGAAGACGAAGAAGGCGTCGAAACCATTTATCAACACTGA
- a CDS encoding DMT family transporter, with amino-acid sequence MNTKQQTGIGLCLALTTAICWGALPIAMKQVLAVMEPYTVVWYRFLIASIGLGLMLFSRKQLPPLRIFRRRRWLIVLVAATCGLLGNFVFFSSSLQYLSPTASQVIGQLSPVGMMFASVLILKEKMRVTQVIGAATLVCGLVLFFNASLIEIFTRLTDYTLGVLLGVCAAAVWVMYGVAQKVLLRRLTSQQILLLLYVLCVLLITPFAHPEVILRLNSLQFACLLFCGANTLIGYGALAEAMARWQSAQVSAVITLTPLFSLFFSDLLALFWPAYFGITALNLLGYVGALVVVAGAMFSAVGHRFFPGGKEPVSIVLPK; translated from the coding sequence ATGAACACTAAGCAACAGACTGGTATCGGTCTTTGTCTGGCGTTGACCACGGCAATATGCTGGGGCGCCTTACCGATCGCCATGAAACAGGTTCTGGCCGTGATGGAACCTTATACGGTTGTTTGGTATCGGTTTCTCATCGCGTCGATCGGCCTGGGGCTTATGTTGTTCTCTCGGAAGCAATTGCCCCCGCTGCGGATTTTTCGTCGCCGCCGCTGGTTGATTGTATTGGTGGCGGCAACCTGTGGATTACTGGGGAATTTCGTTTTTTTCAGCTCATCTTTGCAATATCTCAGTCCCACGGCTTCTCAGGTCATTGGTCAACTTTCGCCTGTCGGCATGATGTTCGCCAGCGTACTCATCCTGAAAGAAAAGATGCGCGTTACGCAGGTTATTGGCGCGGCGACGCTGGTGTGCGGACTGGTTTTATTCTTTAACGCCAGCCTGATTGAAATTTTCACCCGCCTTACCGATTACACTTTGGGCGTACTGCTGGGCGTTTGCGCCGCCGCGGTATGGGTAATGTACGGCGTTGCGCAGAAGGTATTGCTGCGTCGTCTGACGTCGCAGCAGATTTTGCTCTTGCTTTATGTGCTTTGCGTCTTGCTCATTACGCCATTTGCCCACCCGGAGGTTATTCTGCGGCTCAATAGCCTGCAGTTCGCCTGTCTGCTGTTTTGCGGCGCGAATACGCTGATAGGCTATGGCGCGCTGGCGGAGGCGATGGCGCGTTGGCAGTCAGCCCAGGTGAGCGCTGTGATTACGCTCACGCCGCTATTCTCGCTGTTTTTCTCCGATCTATTGGCTTTGTTCTGGCCCGCGTATTTTGGGATTACCGCGCTTAACTTGCTAGGGTATGTCGGCGCTTTGGTCGTTGTGGCGGGAGCGATGTTCTCTGCGGTCGGACACCGTTTTTTCCCAGGGGGAAAAGAACCCGTTTCCATAGTGTTGCCTAAATAG
- the rpmA gene encoding 50S ribosomal protein L27, producing MAHKKAGGSTRNGRDSESKRLGVKRFGGEAVLAGSIIVRQRGTKFHAGSNVGCGKDHTLFALSNGKVQFEVKGPKNRKYISIVAE from the coding sequence ATGGCACACAAGAAAGCTGGCGGTTCGACTCGTAACGGTCGTGACTCAGAAAGCAAACGCCTGGGCGTAAAACGTTTCGGCGGCGAAGCAGTATTGGCGGGCAGCATCATCGTTCGTCAGCGCGGAACCAAATTCCACGCTGGCAGCAACGTAGGCTGCGGTAAGGACCATACGCTGTTCGCTTTGTCTAACGGTAAAGTTCAGTTCGAAGTAAAAGGCCCTAAAAACCGTAAATATATCAGCATCGTCGCTGAATAA
- the rplU gene encoding 50S ribosomal protein L21 produces the protein MYAVFQSGGKQHRVSEGQTVRLEKLDIATGEAIEFDQVLMIANGEEIKIGVPFVDGGKIKAEVVAHGRGEKVKIVKFRRRKHYRKQAGHRQWFTDVKITGISA, from the coding sequence ATGTACGCAGTTTTCCAAAGTGGTGGTAAACAACACCGAGTAAGCGAAGGGCAAACCGTTCGCTTGGAAAAGCTGGACATCGCAACTGGTGAAGCTATTGAGTTTGATCAGGTTCTGATGATTGCCAATGGTGAAGAAATCAAAATCGGCGTTCCTTTCGTCGATGGCGGTAAAATTAAAGCTGAAGTTGTTGCTCACGGTCGTGGCGAGAAAGTTAAGATTGTTAAGTTTCGTCGTCGTAAACACTATCGTAAGCAAGCGGGCCACCGTCAGTGGTTCACTGACGTGAAAATCACCGGCATCAGCGCTTAA
- the ispB gene encoding octaprenyl diphosphate synthase, protein MNLEQITALTAQDMAAVNKVIIEQLNSDVVLINQLGHYIISGGGKRIRPMIAVLAARALSYEGHKHVTVAALIEFIHTATLLHDDVVDESDMRRGKATANAAFGNAASVLVGDFIYTRAFQMMTSLESLRVLALMSEAVNVIAEGEVLQLMNCNDPNITEESYMRVIYSKTARLFEAAAQSSAILAGATPEQEKALQDYGRYLGTAFQLIDDLLDYNADGKTLGKNTGDDLNEGKPTLPLLHAMHNGNAEQSAMIRKAIEEGNGRHLLDPVLAAMQQCGSLDYTRKRAEEEADKAIAALRPLQETPFRTALEGLAHLAVQRDF, encoded by the coding sequence ATGAATCTAGAACAAATCACAGCGTTAACTGCCCAGGACATGGCGGCCGTTAATAAGGTAATTATTGAGCAACTGAACTCTGATGTCGTTCTCATCAATCAACTCGGCCACTATATCATCAGCGGAGGCGGAAAGCGTATCAGACCGATGATCGCGGTGCTTGCAGCCAGGGCGCTGTCCTATGAGGGGCATAAACACGTTACCGTCGCCGCACTGATCGAATTTATTCATACCGCCACATTGTTACACGATGATGTCGTCGATGAGTCCGATATGCGCCGCGGCAAGGCCACCGCCAATGCGGCCTTCGGTAATGCGGCCAGCGTATTGGTCGGCGATTTCATCTATACCCGCGCATTCCAGATGATGACCAGCCTGGAGTCGCTGCGCGTGCTGGCATTAATGTCGGAAGCCGTCAATGTCATAGCCGAAGGGGAAGTATTACAGTTGATGAACTGTAACGACCCCAACATCACCGAAGAGAGCTATATGCGGGTGATTTACAGTAAAACCGCACGATTATTTGAGGCCGCCGCCCAATCATCGGCGATCCTGGCCGGCGCGACGCCTGAGCAGGAGAAAGCCTTGCAGGATTACGGGCGTTATCTGGGAACCGCTTTTCAGCTTATCGATGACTTGCTGGATTACAACGCGGACGGCAAAACGCTGGGCAAAAATACCGGCGATGATCTTAATGAGGGTAAACCGACCTTACCTTTATTACATGCGATGCATAACGGTAATGCTGAGCAGAGCGCAATGATTCGCAAGGCAATAGAGGAAGGCAACGGACGTCATTTGCTTGACCCGGTGCTTGCCGCCATGCAGCAGTGCGGTTCGCTCGACTACACCCGTAAACGTGCGGAAGAAGAAGCTGACAAAGCGATTGCCGCGCTACGGCCCTTACAGGAAACGCCCTTCCGCACGGCGCTTGAGGGCCTCGCCCATTTGGCGGTGCAACGCGATTTCTAA
- a CDS encoding DNA-binding protein: MDKEWFATNELTGVGGLPKSPQGLNKRAREDGWEKRKRKGVQGRGVEYSIHSLPDEVKSQLLMKEEASPEYGVKKEPALLASWIHIFHQLSESEQSRLINFIMREGIVAMLSRLDNSEDDRTA, from the coding sequence ATGGATAAAGAATGGTTTGCCACTAATGAGCTGACGGGGGTCGGCGGGTTGCCTAAATCTCCGCAAGGATTGAACAAACGGGCCCGCGAAGACGGCTGGGAAAAACGGAAACGCAAAGGCGTTCAAGGACGCGGCGTCGAATATTCTATCCACAGTCTGCCGGATGAGGTGAAGAGTCAGCTATTGATGAAAGAGGAAGCGTCGCCTGAATACGGGGTGAAAAAAGAGCCAGCATTACTGGCTTCCTGGATACATATATTTCATCAACTTTCGGAAAGCGAGCAATCCCGGCTGATAAACTTCATCATGCGCGAGGGGATCGTGGCTATGCTGTCTCGGCTGGATAATAGCGAAGATGATCGGACGGCGTGA
- a CDS encoding DNA-binding protein, whose amino-acid sequence MKKEWFATNELVGVGGLPKSRQGLNKRAREDGWEKRRRRGIQGRGVEYSIHSLPDTVKKLLLLESDSPSYSGKQPATLTIWMQIYDQLSETERDKLIAHILRVGVSTTLSQLGITSADEKIDPGVTAE is encoded by the coding sequence ATGAAAAAAGAGTGGTTTGCTACCAATGAACTGGTTGGCGTCGGCGGACTTCCTAAATCAAGGCAGGGATTAAATAAGCGCGCTCGTGAAGATGGTTGGGAGAAGCGCCGTCGTCGGGGGATTCAGGGGAGAGGCGTCGAGTATTCGATTCATAGTCTTCCCGACACGGTAAAAAAATTGTTATTACTTGAAAGCGACTCTCCGTCATATTCAGGGAAACAGCCCGCCACGCTGACTATCTGGATGCAGATTTATGATCAACTCTCTGAAACGGAAAGAGATAAACTGATCGCTCATATTCTGAGAGTTGGCGTGTCGACCACGCTAAGCCAGCTGGGAATTACGTCTGCGGATGAGAAGATCGATCCCGGCGTGACCGCCGAATAA
- a CDS encoding helix-turn-helix domain-containing protein encodes MTLRKHDWHPADIIAALRKKGTTLAAVSRAAGLSSSTLANALSRPWPKGEWLIADALGVHPSEIWPSRYYDPETNELIDRKKLIRPNEKKSRR; translated from the coding sequence ATGACTTTAAGGAAACATGACTGGCATCCCGCTGATATCATTGCCGCTTTGCGCAAAAAAGGCACAACGCTGGCTGCGGTATCCCGCGCTGCCGGGTTAAGCTCATCAACGCTGGCTAATGCGCTTTCACGTCCGTGGCCTAAAGGGGAGTGGTTGATAGCCGATGCACTGGGCGTTCATCCATCAGAGATCTGGCCAAGCCGCTACTACGATCCGGAAACCAACGAGCTTATTGACAGAAAAAAGCTTATCCGCCCCAATGAAAAGAAGAGCCGGAGATAA
- the mdh gene encoding malate dehydrogenase, with protein MKVAVLGAAGGIGQALALLLKTQLPSGSELSLYDIAPVTPGVAVDLSHIPTAVKTKGYCGPDATPALVGADIVLISAGVARKPGMDRSDLFNVNAGIVRNLVEQIANTSPQACIGIITNPVNTTVAIAAEVLKKAGVYDKNKLFGVTTLDIIRSNTFVAELKGKLPEDINVPVIGGHSGVTILPLLSQVPGIGFSDQEVADLTKRIQNAGTEVVEAKAGGGSATLSMGQAAARFCLSLTRALLGDDGVVECSYVESDGQYARFFAQPVLLGKNGIVERKDIGVLSAFEQEALKNMLDTLNQDIELGESFVKGQ; from the coding sequence ATGAAAGTTGCAGTTCTTGGTGCGGCAGGCGGCATTGGTCAGGCCCTTGCTCTCCTCCTCAAAACCCAGCTTCCTTCAGGTTCAGAATTATCTCTTTATGACATCGCGCCGGTGACGCCGGGGGTGGCTGTCGATCTGAGCCATATTCCTACCGCAGTAAAAACCAAAGGTTACTGTGGTCCTGATGCAACTCCAGCGCTGGTAGGGGCGGATATTGTGTTGATATCCGCCGGAGTAGCCCGTAAGCCGGGAATGGATCGTTCAGATCTGTTCAATGTTAATGCGGGTATCGTCCGTAATCTGGTCGAGCAAATCGCCAATACCAGCCCGCAGGCCTGTATCGGTATTATCACCAATCCAGTCAATACGACTGTCGCCATTGCGGCCGAGGTACTTAAAAAGGCCGGCGTATACGATAAAAATAAGCTATTCGGCGTGACCACGCTGGATATTATCCGTTCCAATACCTTCGTCGCCGAACTCAAAGGCAAACTGCCGGAAGATATCAACGTACCGGTTATCGGCGGGCACTCCGGCGTGACGATCCTCCCGCTGCTGTCGCAGGTGCCGGGGATCGGCTTCAGCGACCAGGAAGTCGCCGATTTGACCAAACGTATCCAGAATGCGGGTACGGAAGTCGTGGAAGCAAAAGCTGGCGGCGGGTCGGCAACTCTGTCAATGGGACAGGCTGCGGCGCGGTTCTGCCTGTCATTAACGCGCGCGTTGCTGGGTGACGACGGCGTTGTTGAATGTTCTTATGTCGAAAGCGATGGCCAATATGCCCGTTTCTTTGCGCAGCCGGTGCTGTTGGGTAAAAATGGCATCGTTGAACGTAAAGACATCGGCGTTTTAAGTGCGTTTGAACAAGAAGCGCTTAAAAATATGCTGGATACGCTTAATCAGGATATCGAATTAGGCGAGTCTTTCGTTAAGGGCCAATAA
- the argR gene encoding transcriptional regulator ArgR, producing the protein MRNSTKQEDLVKAFKALLKEEKFSSQSEIVQALQDDGFENINQSKVSRMLTKFGAVRTRNAKMEMVYCLPAELGVPTTTSPLKNLVRDVDFNDAVVVIHTSPGAAQLIARLLDSLGKSEGILGTIAGDDTIFTTPARGFSVKQLYEVILVLFEQEL; encoded by the coding sequence ATGCGTAATTCAACAAAACAAGAAGACTTAGTTAAAGCGTTCAAAGCGCTGCTGAAAGAAGAGAAATTCAGCTCTCAAAGCGAGATTGTTCAAGCCTTGCAAGACGACGGATTTGAAAACATCAATCAGTCCAAAGTCTCGCGCATGTTGACCAAGTTTGGCGCCGTACGTACGCGCAACGCAAAAATGGAAATGGTCTACTGCCTGCCGGCGGAGCTGGGAGTGCCCACCACCACCAGCCCGCTAAAAAACCTGGTGCGCGATGTCGATTTCAATGACGCCGTCGTGGTTATCCACACCAGTCCAGGCGCGGCCCAGCTAATTGCCCGTCTGCTCGACTCGCTGGGCAAGTCGGAAGGCATACTGGGCACCATTGCCGGCGATGACACCATCTTCACCACTCCCGCCAGAGGATTCAGCGTCAAACAACTCTATGAAGTCATTCTGGTGCTGTTTGAACAAGAGCTCTAA
- the tsaD gene encoding tRNA (adenosine(37)-N6)-threonylcarbamoyltransferase complex transferase subunit TsaD, which translates to MRVLGIETSCDETGIAIYDTQAGLVANQLYSQIKLHADYGGVVPELASRDHVRKTVPLIQAALREANLKAGDIDGVAYTSGPGLVGALLVGATVGRALAFAWNVPAVAVHHMEGHLLAPMLEDNPPEFPFVALLVSGGHTQLISVTGIGEYRLLGESIDDAAGEAFDKTAKLLGLDYPGGPMLSKMAQTGNAARFTFPRPMTDRPGLDFSFSGLKTFAANTIRSNGDDEQTRADIARAFEDAVVDTLAIKCRRALDETGFKRLVMAGGVSANRTLRQRLGEMMANRGGSVFYARPEFCTDNGAMIAYAGAIRLQQQGETQDLGVTVRPRWPLAELPAI; encoded by the coding sequence ATGCGCGTATTGGGTATCGAAACATCCTGCGATGAAACCGGAATTGCCATTTATGACACTCAGGCCGGTTTGGTCGCCAATCAGTTGTACAGTCAGATAAAACTCCATGCCGATTACGGCGGTGTCGTTCCTGAACTGGCTTCCCGCGATCACGTTCGTAAAACCGTACCGTTGATCCAGGCTGCGCTGCGCGAAGCGAATTTAAAGGCCGGCGACATTGACGGCGTCGCCTATACATCCGGTCCGGGTCTGGTGGGCGCGTTATTGGTCGGGGCCACCGTCGGCCGGGCATTGGCGTTTGCCTGGAATGTTCCCGCCGTCGCGGTGCATCACATGGAGGGGCATCTATTAGCGCCCATGCTGGAAGACAATCCCCCCGAATTTCCTTTTGTCGCATTGCTGGTTTCCGGCGGGCATACGCAGCTAATCAGCGTAACCGGCATCGGCGAGTATCGGTTGCTTGGGGAGTCCATTGATGATGCGGCGGGCGAAGCGTTTGATAAAACGGCAAAATTACTGGGATTGGATTACCCCGGCGGACCGATGCTGTCAAAAATGGCTCAGACCGGGAACGCCGCGCGCTTTACTTTCCCGCGCCCCATGACCGATCGTCCCGGGCTGGATTTCAGTTTCTCCGGCCTGAAAACGTTTGCCGCCAATACGATCCGCAGCAATGGCGACGATGAACAGACGCGGGCGGATATTGCGCGCGCTTTCGAAGACGCCGTCGTGGATACGCTGGCGATTAAATGTCGCCGCGCGCTGGATGAAACCGGCTTCAAAAGGCTGGTGATGGCGGGGGGAGTAAGCGCTAACCGTACGCTGCGTCAACGTCTGGGCGAGATGATGGCAAACCGGGGGGGCTCGGTATTTTATGCCCGCCCCGAGTTTTGTACGGACAACGGCGCGATGATCGCCTATGCGGGGGCGATCCGCCTGCAACAGCAGGGGGAAACGCAGGATCTGGGCGTAACGGTGCGCCCGCGCTGGCCGTTGGCTGAATTACCTGCCATCTGA
- the rpsU gene encoding 30S ribosomal protein S21, whose product MPVIKVRENEPFDVALRRFKRSCEKAGVLAEVRRREFYEKPTTERKRAKASAVKRHAKKLARENARRTRLY is encoded by the coding sequence ATGCCGGTAATTAAAGTACGTGAAAACGAGCCGTTCGACGTAGCTCTGCGTCGCTTCAAGCGTTCCTGCGAAAAAGCGGGTGTTCTGGCTGAAGTTCGTCGTCGTGAGTTTTATGAAAAACCGACTACCGAACGTAAGCGCGCTAAAGCGTCTGCAGTAAAACGTCACGCTAAGAAATTGGCTCGAGAAAACGCACGCCGCACTCGTCTGTATTAA